The following coding sequences are from one Bos indicus x Bos taurus breed Angus x Brahman F1 hybrid chromosome 5, Bos_hybrid_MaternalHap_v2.0, whole genome shotgun sequence window:
- the KCNA1 gene encoding potassium voltage-gated channel subfamily A member 1 — MTVMSGENVDEASAAPGHPQDSSYPRPAEHDDHECCERVVINISGLRFETQLKTLAQFPNTLLGNPKKRMRYFDPLRNEYFFDRNRPSFDAILYYYQSGGRLRRPVNVPLDMFSEEIKFYELGEEAMEKFREDEGFIKEEERPLPEKEYQRQVWLLFEYPESSGPARVIAIVSVMVILISIVIFCLETLPELKDEKDFPGAVHRLDNTTVVYNANIFTDPFFIVETLCIIWFSFELVVRFFACPSKTDFFKNIMNFIDIVAIIPYFITLGTEIAEQKGNQKGEQATSLAILRVIRLVRVFRIFKLSRHSKGLQILGQTLKASMRELGLLIFFLFIGVILFSSAVYFAEAEEAESHFSSIPDAFWWAVVSMTTVGYGDMYPVTIGGKIVGSLCAIAGVLTIALPVPVIVSNFNYFYHRETEGEEQAQLLHVSAPNLASDSDLSRRSSSTLSKSEYMEIEEDMNNSIGHFRQANIRTGNCTTANQNCVNKSKLLTDV; from the coding sequence atGACGGTGATGTCTGGAGAGAATGTGGACGAGGCTTCGGCTGCCCCAGGCCACCCTCAGGACAGCAGCTACCCGCGGCCGGCCGAGCACGACGACCACGAATGCTGCGAGCGCGTGGTCATCAACATCTCCGGGCTGCGCTTCGAGACGCAGCTCAAGACTCTGGCGCAGTTCCCCAACACGCTGCTGGGCAACCCTAAGAAACGCATGCGCTACTTCGACCCGCTGAGGAACGAGTACTTCTTCGACCGCAACCGGCCCAGCTTCGACGCCATCCTCTACTACTACCAGTCCGGGGGCCGGCTGCGCCGGCCGGTCAACGTGCCGCTGGACATGTTCTCCGAGGAGATCAAGTTTTACGAGCTGGGCGAGGAGGCCATGGAGAAGTTCCGCGAGGACGAGGGCTTCATCAAGGAGGAGGAACGGCCCTTGCCGGAGAAGGAGTACCAGCGCCAGGTGTGGCTGCTCTTCGAGTACCCGGAGAGCTCGGGGCCCGCGCGGGTCATCGCCATCGTCTCCGTTATGGTCATCCTCATCTCCATCGTCATCTTCTGCCTGGAGACGCTGCCCGAGCTGAAGGACGAGAAGGACTTCCCGGGAGCCGTCCACCGCCTGGACAACACCACCGTGGTCTACAACGCCAACATCTTCACGGACCCCTTCTTCATCGTCGAGACGCTGTGCATCATCTGGTTCTCCTTCGAGCTGGTGGTGCGCTTCTTCGCCTGCCCCAGCAAGACGGACTTCTTCAAAAACATTATGAACTTCATCGACATCGTGGCCATCATCCCCTATTTCATCACCCTGGGCACCGAGATAGCAGAGCAGAAGGGGAACCAGAAGGGTGAGCAGGCCACCTCGCTGGCCATCCTCAGAGTCATCAGGTTGGTAAGGGTATTTAGGATCTTCAAACTCTCCCGCCACTCTAAGGGCTTGCAGATCCTGGGCCAGACCCTCAAGGCTAGTATGAGGGAGCTAGGGCTGCTCATCTTTTTCCTCTTCATCGGGGTCATACTGTTCTCTAGCGCAGTGTACTTTGCCGAGGCGGAAGAAGCTGAGTCGCACTTTTCCAGTATCCCTGATGCTTTCTGGTGGGCGGTGGTGTCCATGACCACCGTAGGATACGGTGACATGTACCCTGTGACAATTGGAGGCAAGATCGTGGGCTCCTTGTGTGCCATCGCTGGTGTGCTGACAATTGCCCTGCCCGTACCTGTCATTGTGTCCAATTTCAACTATTTCTACCACCGAGAAACTGAGGGGGAAgagcaggctcagttgctccacgtTAGCGCCCCTAACTTAGCCTCTGACAGTGACCTCAGTCGGCGCAGCTCGTCCACTCTCAGCAAATCTGAATACATGGAGATCGAAGAGGATATGAATAATAGCATAGGCCACTTTAGACAGGCCAATATCAGAACTGGCAATTGTACCACAGCTAACCAAAACTGTGTTAATAAGAGCAAGCTACTGACTGATGTTTAA